In Drosophila simulans strain w501 chromosome 3R, Prin_Dsim_3.1, whole genome shotgun sequence, a single window of DNA contains:
- the LOC6729027 gene encoding ADP-ribosylation factor-like protein 3 codes for MGLLSLLRKLRPNPEKEARILLLGLDNAGKTTILKQLASEDITTVTPTAGFNIKSVAADGFKLNVWDIGGQWKIRPYWKNYFANTDVLIYVIDCTDRTRLPEAGSELFEMLMDNRLKQVPVLIFANKQDMPDAMSAAEVAEKMSLVQLQGRTWEIKACTAVDGTGLKEGMDWVCKNMKK; via the exons ATG GGTCTGCTATCGCTGTTGCGTAAACTGAGACCCAATCCGGAAAAGGAGGCTCGCATCCTGCTCCTGGGATTGGATAATGCGGGCAAGACCACGATACTGAAGCAGCTGGCATCGGAGGACATAACCACG GTAACGCCCACGGCAGGATTTAACATCAAGTCCGTGGCAGCCGATGGTTTCAAACTGAATGTATGGGATATCGGTGGTCAATGGAAGATACGTCCATATTGGAAGAACTACTTTGCGAATACTGATGTCCTG ATCTATGTAATTGACTGTACGGATCGGACTCGCCTGCCCGAGGCGGGTAGTGAACTATTCGAAATGCTCATGGACAATCGGTTGAAGCAAGTTCCCGTACTGATTTTCGCTAACAAACAGGATATGCCGGATGCCATGAGTGCCGCCGAGGTGGCCGAGAAGATGAGCTTGGTGCAACTGCAGGGACGAACCTGGGAGATCAAGGCCTGTACCGCTGTGGATGGCACTGGACTCAAGGAGGGAATGGACTGGGTCTGCAAGAACATGAAGAAGTAa
- the LOC6729028 gene encoding uncharacterized protein LOC6729028 isoform X2: protein MPLLFTGFNAFGQHECVSGDVDCAAGFSEINAPVSTQNQCTISIGWRYAALAFGRKLCLRGLLDDGPNECVTLEATGDIRALAATDSHCLVLLQSGQLYRVQPKLQAELVAVRLEAAPRSNSGTKRSIFGAAKAPSSPIIEHIACGSHINVAISSENCVYSIPSCLHQFSERQFRVKQVQCGHEHAVLLNANGDVFTWGNGL, encoded by the exons ATGCCGCTGCTATTTACGGGCTTCAACGCATTTGGCCAGCATGAATGTGTAAGcggcgacgtcgactgcgcaGCCGGCTTCAGCG AAATAAATGCGCCAGTCTCGACTCAGAACCAGTGCACGATTTCGATCGGCTGGCGGTATGCGGCTCTCGCTTTTGGCCGGAAGTTGTGCCTGCGTGGGCTCTTGGATGATGGCCCAAATGAGTGCGTGACTCTGGAGGCAACGGGGGACATAAGGGCCCTTGCCGCCACCGATTCCCACTGCCTTGTGCTACTCCAAAGCGGTCAGCTTTACAGGGTGCAACCCAAACTGCAGGCGGAACTGGTGGCTGTTAGACTAGAAGCTGCTCCCAGATCCAATTCGGGTACAAAGCGCTCGATCTTTGGGGCTGCCAAGGCGCCTTCGTCGCCGATCATAGAGCATATCGCATGTGGATCGCACATAAACGTAGCGATCAGCTCGGAAAACTGTGTCTACAGCATTCCCAGCTGCCTGCATCAGTTTTCCGAGCGCCAGTTTCGGGTGAAGCAGGTCCAATGTGGCCATGAACATGCCGTGCTCCTCAATGCCAATGGTGACGTGTTCACCTGGGGAAATGGACTGTAA
- the LOC6729028 gene encoding RCC1 domain-containing protein 1 isoform X1 yields the protein MPLLFTGFNAFGQHECVSGDVDCAAGFSEINAPVSTQNQCTISIGWRYAALAFGRKLCLRGLLDDGPNECVTLEATGDIRALAATDSHCLVLLQSGQLYRVQPKLQAELVAVRLEAAPRSNSGTKRSIFGAAKAPSSPIIEHIACGSHINVAISSENCVYSIPSCLHQFSERQFRVKQVQCGHEHAVLLNANGDVFTWGNGLRGQLGLAVLRVEETPQLLEALAGIKITRIAAGGWHSAAISAFGDLYTWGLNCSGQLGMRVMKPGGVLKEPTVYPLPQLQDLPECDCSQGGESNDDCEPLRVFAGSRHTLLIRRCGRLWVSGWCKHGQLGRQLQNLCYVDAFQALEGIKMNPTADEVLCGPWSTLLQLKVSLD from the exons ATGCCGCTGCTATTTACGGGCTTCAACGCATTTGGCCAGCATGAATGTGTAAGcggcgacgtcgactgcgcaGCCGGCTTCAGCG AAATAAATGCGCCAGTCTCGACTCAGAACCAGTGCACGATTTCGATCGGCTGGCGGTATGCGGCTCTCGCTTTTGGCCGGAAGTTGTGCCTGCGTGGGCTCTTGGATGATGGCCCAAATGAGTGCGTGACTCTGGAGGCAACGGGGGACATAAGGGCCCTTGCCGCCACCGATTCCCACTGCCTTGTGCTACTCCAAAGCGGTCAGCTTTACAGGGTGCAACCCAAACTGCAGGCGGAACTGGTGGCTGTTAGACTAGAAGCTGCTCCCAGATCCAATTCGGGTACAAAGCGCTCGATCTTTGGGGCTGCCAAGGCGCCTTCGTCGCCGATCATAGAGCATATCGCATGTGGATCGCACATAAACGTAGCGATCAGCTCGGAAAACTGTGTCTACAGCATTCCCAGCTGCCTGCATCAGTTTTCCGAGCGCCAGTTTCGGGTGAAGCAGGTCCAATGTGGCCATGAACATGCCGTGCTCCTCAATGCCAATGGTGACGTGTTCACCTGGGGAAATGGACT CCGCGGACAGTTGGGACTGGCGGTGCTGAGAGTGGAGGAGACGCCTCAATTGCTGGAGGCGCTGGCGGGGATcaag ATAACGCGAATTGCTGCCGGTGGTTGGCACAGTGCTGCCATATCCGCCTTCGGAGACCTCTACACCTGGGGCCTCAACTGCAGCGGTCAGCTGGGAATGCGTGTGATGAAACCCGGTGGCGTCCTCAAAGAGCCCACTGTATATCCGCTGCCCCAGTTGCAAGATCTGCCCGAATGTGACTGCTCCCAAGGCGGGGAGAGCAACGATGATTGTGAACCGCTGAGGGTGTTCGCTGGATCTCGTCACACTCTGCTGATCCGCCGGTGCGGGCGGCTATGGGTCAGTGGTTGGTGCAAGCACGGTCAACTTGGCAGGCAGCTCCAAAACCTGTGCTATGTGGATGCCTTTCAGGCCCTGGAAGGTATCAAGATGAACCCTACTGCGGATGAGGTTCTCTGTGGGCCATGGTCAACGCTGCTCCAATTGAAGGTATCGTTGGATTGA
- the LOC6729029 gene encoding uncharacterized protein LOC6729029 — protein MSGLPLRMAPSTFFVLIWRITLQIMYPYGYMDCSLQDALDNEYLVWNKGDDRENQMMLLRDTIQTSLLLVLMIELMLTFNIPFPIDIGAEI, from the exons ATGAGCGGATTGCCCTTGAGGATGGC TCCCAGTACATTCTTTGTTTTAATATGGCGCATCACCCTGCAAATAATGTATCCATACGGATACATGGACTGTTCGCTGCAGGACGCATTGGATAATGAGTATCTGGTATGGAACAAGGGCGATGACCGGGAAAATCAGATGATGCTATTAAGGGACACCATTCAAACCTCACTCCTGCTCGTGCTAATGATAGAGCTGATGCTGACGTTCAATATTCCGTTTCCGATAGACATAGGCGCCGAAATATAG
- the LOC6729030 gene encoding sulfhydryl oxidase 1 → MVWLFRVPYLPYIILILLIQEGHSQKRCLDEEPPLYSKEDNVHVVVGASLEKMLVEPAVGKLVQFLNSYCGNCRRFAKTFRKMAVDLQKWNRVLRIYAVDCARLENVELCRDFRITQTPTIRYFPSKFQRIRHGTGTDIETKIPSEIVDQLIESLSGNDYSESKGVKPIFDPIEPDNKLNDIFAQFDNKVSYIFLVHPVDIGIETILNMLPYPEVGVRIIKDAEMFANFGLKPCKQMVALLDKSGKAQLIKPVGGSSSAYVESVAGLLHQNGHTSMPTLPPAEPEYNLSEGHDAFIVDYVQNSTKVLFQADLEQAIYQLLHVEIPKTAFISGFKFKALRHIIRLFRRFNVLNRDGRRMLNSLVNHLFEVTEITGEEFRNVVDDLQTRLDPIFAEQQYVGCLGSTPHTRRFSCSLWTLFHYITVLAAQMKVYPPSSVTIGLYGLAKFFYDCKDSSMYFIKLAKRRDIAKVKSHDEEILWLWEAHNEVNEKLAGDASGDPRFPKVQFPERKHCPDCYSTDSGEFDRDEVLKYLKRVYDLSYLSGDEERHSRKANNCKPKKKTYLVK, encoded by the coding sequence ATGGTTTGGCTTTTCAGGGTACCGTATTTACCGTACATTATCCTTATCCTGCTTATACAGGAAGGACATTCTCAGAAGAGATGTCTTGATGAAGAGCCACCTCTGTATTCGAAGGAGGACAATGTTCATGTTGTGGTCGGTGCCAGTTTGGAAAAGATGCTAGTTGAACCAGCCGTGGGAAAGTTGGTGCAGTTCCTGAACAGCTACTGTGGAAACTGCAGGAGATTTGCAAAAACGTTTAGAAAAATGGCTGTCGATCTGCAGAAGTGGAACCGGGTACTCCGGATATATGCGGTTGACTGTGCCCGTTtggaaaatgtggaattgTGTCGAGATTTTCGCATAACACAGACGCCTACAATTCGCTATTTTCCCTCCAAATTTCAAAGGATACGTCACGGAACTGGCACAGATATTGAAACAAAAATTCCATCTGAAATCGTCGACCAGCTCATCGAAAGTCTGTCCGGAAACGACTACAGTGAAAGCAAAGGTGTGAAGCCCATCTTTGATCCCATAGAGCCAGATAACAAGCTGAATGATATCTTCGCACAGTTCGACAACAAGGTATCATACATTTTTCTGGTCCATCCAGTCGATATTGGAATAGAAACGATTCTCAACATGCTTCCGTATCCGGAAGTGGGAGTGCGGATTATCAAGGATGCAGAAATGTTCGCCAACTTCGGACTGAAGCCGTGTAAACAAATGGTAGCCCTTCTAGATAAATCTGGTAAAGCCCAACTAATCAAGCCTGTCGGTGGAAGTAGCTCTGCTTACGTGGAAAGCGTTGCTGGGCTTCTGCATCAAAATGGGCACACAAGTATGCCCACATTGCCACCAGCAGAACCCGAATATAACCTTTCGGAGGGACACGATGCTTTTATTGTGGACTATGTGCAGAACTCAACCAAGGTGCTCTTTCAAGCCGACTTGGAGCAAGCCATCTACCAGTTGTTGCATGTTGAGATCCCGAAAACGGCTTTTATAAGTGGCTTCAAATTTAAGGCTCTTCGTCATATAATTCGCTTGTTTCGCCGCTTCAATGTTCTAAACAGAGACGGAAGGCGAATGCTGAACAGCCTAGTGAATCACCTATTTGAGGTCACTGAAATTACGGGAGAGGAGTTCCGGAATGTAGTGGATGATCTGCAAACCAGGTTGGATCCCATCTTTGCGGAACAACAATACGTCGGCTGCTTGGGCTCTACGCCGCATACTCGACGGTTTAGCTGCTCCTTGTGGACACTGTTCCATTACATCACCGTCTTGGCGGCCCAGATGAAGGTATACCCGCCCAGCTCCGTGACAATTGGACTTTACGGACTTGCCAAGTTCTTTTACGACTGCAAAGATAGTTCCATGTACTTCATAAAGCTGGCGAAGCGTAGGGATATTGCGAAAGTTAAGTCCCATGACGAGGAGATCCTATGGTTGTGGGAGGCCCATAACGAGGTGAATGAAAAACTAGCTGGAGACGCCTCGGGGGACCCACGGTTTCCCAAAGTCCAGTTTCCGGAGCGAAAGCATTGCCCGGACTGCTATAGTACAGATTCAGGTGAATTTGATAGAGATGAGGTGCTTAAATACCTAAAACGCGTATATGATTTAAGTTATTTAAGCGGCGATGAAGAACGACATTCaagaaaagcaaataattgtaaaccaaaaaaaaaaacatatttagtgaagtaa
- the LOC6729031 gene encoding sulfhydryl oxidase 1: MIRLLKTLLYGLLLISPADVLARLNARKSANEASLYSDTDNVIMLDIESLRPALNLKNSKLVQFLNSFCGDCHRFAPVFKTLSRDLYKWRRILRIYAVDCAQERNAQLCREFNIRQTPSLRFFGPDMRKNDDVLGAVIPGQDPMFISSTLAELVSQNEYGPGQPNFRLLKAKDNEIFQNEDAENPIQFLALVLQPENSKIGRDTLLELLPFKVLSVRIIENSQIFEEFGLSPDDQKLAIVDRNGTAQYLTPSSDSSEAYANTIGDFLRNLNIQPDPPLPIAAAPNFTEFLDHQNQAILTKVLTPPLQVYRADLEQAIDKLLHIELRKWVLLEGNSLNALKNIIKIFRYLNPLNKDGKLLLTDLDNSLSSQQSLKGADFGDLVDSLEKGRRVFKARRYVGCIGSRPLLRSFTCSMWTLFHHLTVEAAKPPNYFEEGSILKTFHGFAKYFFGCTDCSEHFQQMAIRRNLTSVKTHDEEILWLWAAHNEVNARIAGDSTEDPKFPKIQFPSAENCPTCRSNDSEWRTDEVLKYLKQLYDIKNVSFYGLPTPQGYD, from the coding sequence ATGATTCGGCTACTCAAGACGCTTCTTTATGGCCTGCTTCTCATCTCCCCTGCTGATGTGCTGGCCCGGCTTAATGCCAGAAAGTCGGCGAACGAGGCGAGTCTCTATAGCGATACAGACAATGTGATTATGCTGGATATCGAATCGCTCAGGCCGGCTCTCAACTTGAAGAACAGCAAGCTGGTCCAGTTCCTCAACAGCTTCTGCGGTGACTGTCATCGCTTCGCACCGGTCTTTAAGACCCTTTCCCGCGACCTCTACAAGTGGCGAAGAATTCTCCGGATCTATGCCGTAGATTGTGCCCAGGAGAGAAATGCTCAACTCTGCAGGGAATTCAATATCCGCCAGACGCCGTCATTGCGATTCTTTGGTCCCGACATGAGGAAGAACGATGATGTTCTAGGAGCGGTAATCCCAGGCCAAGATCCCATGTTCATTAGCTCAACACTGGCCGAATTGGTATCCCAAAATGAGTATGGACCCGGCCAGCCAAACTTTCGTCTCCTAAAAGCAAAGGACAatgaaattttccaaaatgaaGATGCGGAAAATCCGATACAATTTCTGGCTCTTGTCCTCCAGCCAGAAAATTCAAAGATCGGCAGGGACACGCTGCTAGAACTGCTGCCATTCAAAGTGCTATCGGTGAGGATAATCGAAAATTCCCAGATATTTGAGGAATTTGGACTGAGTCCCGACGATCAAAAACTGGCTATAGTTGATAGAAATGGAACCGCCCAGTATCTTACACCATCGTCGGACTCCAGTGAAGCGTATGCCAACACTATTGGAGACTTCCTTAGGAACCTCAATATTCAGCCAGATCCACCACTACCCATCGCTGCAGCCCCCAACTTTACTGAGTTCCTGGATCACCAAAATCAAGCGATCCTAACTAAAGTCCTTACGCCACCACTGCAGGTCTATCGTGCCGACTTGGAGCAGGCAATCGATAAACTGCTGCACATTGAGCTTCGTAAATGGGTCCTTTTGGAGGGTAATAGCCTGAATgctcttaaaaatattattaagattTTCAGATACCTAAATCCATTGAACAAGGACGGAAAGTTATTGCTGACGGATCTGGACAACTCGTTGAGCTCGCAGCAGAGTTTAAAGGGAGCCGACTTTGGCGATTTGGTTGATTCACTAGAGAAGGGTCGAAGGGTCTTCAAGGCAAGGCGATACGTTGGCTGCATTGGATCACGTCCCTTACTGCGAAGCTTCACCTGCTCCATGTGGACACTGTTTCACCATTTGACCGTGGAGGCAGCTAAGCCACCAAATTACTTTGAGGAGGGCTCAATACTGAAAACCTTCCATGGATTCGCCAAGTACTTCTTCGGCTGCACGGATTGCTCTGAGCACTTTCAGCAGATGGCCATTCGTCGTAACCTGACTTCGGTGAAAACCCATGACGAGGAGATCCTCTGGCTGTGGGCAGCCCACAACGAAGTCAATGCACGCATTGCTGGTGACTCCACGGAAGATCCCAAGTTCCCGAAGATTCAGTTCCCCAGCGCGGAGAATTGCCCCACTTGCCGGTCAAATGACTCGGAGTGGCGAACAGATGAAGTTCTTAAGTATCTGAAACAGCTCTACGATATCAAGAATGTAAGCTTTTATGGCCTTCCCACTCCACAGGGATACGATTAG